In one window of Leptospira sp. GIMC2001 DNA:
- a CDS encoding YopX family protein has product MEVNFLCFFVVSKAIKQSLESDMAFEWKFRIWDKTLKEFNSKGCTITSNGKLLKYNKEVENIDNFSIHFFTGVLDKYDKEIYQEDIVEHTVAFGGELSQHVGIILYDSAKGMFILKDGSSRPLGECFSLRKLGNPYENSVLFDLYVKKFSLS; this is encoded by the coding sequence ATGGAAGTCAATTTTCTTTGTTTTTTTGTTGTTTCAAAAGCTATAAAGCAGTCTTTGGAATCTGACATGGCATTCGAATGGAAATTTAGAATTTGGGACAAAACCTTAAAAGAATTCAATTCAAAAGGATGCACAATCACATCCAACGGAAAATTATTAAAATACAATAAAGAAGTCGAGAACATCGATAATTTTTCCATTCATTTTTTCACAGGTGTACTAGATAAGTATGACAAAGAGATCTATCAAGAAGACATTGTCGAGCATACGGTGGCATTTGGCGGCGAGTTGAGTCAGCATGTTGGTATTATACTCTATGATTCTGCAAAAGGAATGTTTATTCTAAAAGATGGAAGTTCAAGACCACTTGGTGAATGCTTCTCTCTTAGAAAATTAGGCAACCCATATGAAAATTCCGTACTTTTTGACCTCTATGTGAAGAAATTTTCCTTATCATAA
- a CDS encoding tetratricopeptide repeat protein, whose amino-acid sequence MDDTEVNLKLREIPRGGFFSRKNKPSLVHTETIAFRIHRLCSSYFKKKHSKYTNSEFRNDIESLIWNQYYPQLYELRSRKPAFRCHSGKQKDSSNLRVSFVLDTDIGFVPHAWELQRNNQIVEIWEDTNRNFVPDVFTKYSDKISGCIKEKYADTNHSGNPDMWYIYDNCKLVKVQEDYNENGSIERTCYYNGENIRLNCEGLGDKNLQIAEEAEAGKDYNKAVYYLQLTNLEYSTELGEKPRHACDIHLKIIKLEYERKKYDRVIQEYNQLESNPHCKNHEFEAQFFTAYVNLYIVGDIKKASEQYERANKAYKETYGWDSIEINLSLAYAYNHLGNYTSCLNSLQRIQSRPFKQKGIYFFHYYKGSCLLGSDRSEESISTLEIARVNSPTAEDLGQVYFKLGMAYRNLPESETKSKQYFQKAIEMKPSLRPYVAEILTPKAAEK is encoded by the coding sequence TTGGATGATACGGAAGTGAATCTCAAGCTGAGAGAAATACCAAGAGGTGGATTCTTTTCTAGAAAAAATAAACCTAGCTTAGTTCATACTGAAACAATCGCTTTCCGAATCCATAGACTATGTTCATCCTATTTCAAAAAAAAACATTCGAAATATACGAATTCAGAATTTCGCAATGATATTGAATCCTTAATCTGGAATCAATACTATCCGCAACTGTATGAACTACGTTCCAGAAAACCTGCTTTTAGATGTCACTCAGGCAAGCAAAAAGATTCCTCGAATCTTCGAGTAAGTTTTGTTCTAGATACCGATATCGGGTTTGTTCCCCATGCTTGGGAATTACAAAGAAACAATCAAATTGTAGAAATCTGGGAAGATACCAATAGAAATTTTGTTCCCGATGTCTTCACGAAATATTCCGATAAAATCTCTGGCTGTATAAAAGAAAAATACGCAGACACCAATCATTCGGGCAATCCGGATATGTGGTATATATACGATAATTGTAAATTAGTAAAAGTCCAAGAAGACTATAATGAAAATGGATCAATAGAAAGAACTTGTTATTATAATGGAGAAAACATCCGACTAAATTGCGAAGGATTAGGTGATAAGAATCTACAAATCGCCGAAGAAGCGGAAGCAGGAAAAGATTACAATAAGGCAGTCTACTATCTCCAACTTACCAACCTAGAATATTCCACCGAACTTGGAGAAAAGCCCAGGCATGCTTGCGATATTCATTTAAAAATTATAAAATTAGAATATGAACGAAAAAAATATGATCGAGTAATCCAAGAATACAATCAACTAGAATCCAATCCTCATTGTAAAAATCATGAGTTTGAAGCACAATTTTTTACAGCTTATGTTAATTTGTATATAGTTGGTGATATAAAAAAAGCAAGTGAACAATATGAACGAGCGAATAAAGCCTACAAAGAAACCTATGGCTGGGACTCAATTGAAATCAATCTCAGCCTAGCCTACGCCTACAATCATTTAGGCAATTATACTTCATGTCTAAATTCCCTACAACGAATCCAGAGCCGACCTTTCAAACAAAAAGGAATCTATTTTTTCCATTACTACAAAGGATCATGCCTTCTTGGATCCGATCGAAGCGAAGAATCCATCTCTACTTTGGAAATTGCGAGAGTGAATTCACCAACGGCTGAAGATCTGGGACAGGTGTATTTTAAATTAGGAATGGCTTACAGGAACTTACCTGAAAGCGAAACAAAGTCTAAACAATATTTTCAGAAAGCAATTGAAATGAAACCCAGTCTCCGACCGTATGTTGCAGAAATCCTAACCCCCAAAGCCGCAGAGAAATAG
- a CDS encoding flagellin N-terminal helical domain-containing protein, with the protein MKINHNISALTSNRVLKETNNAMDKSMERLSTGMRINRPGDDAPSFAVSERLRTQIRGLAQAERNAQDGLSFLQVTEGSLDQVNGILQRLRELSVQTANGIYSTEDRQLVQLEVSQLIEEVDRIGKTAEFNRIRPLDGRFSRALSSPMLLHVGANQDEKLSIYIGTMNASTLKLTNGEKKSSLSTPANANDLISLIDDAIGKVNKQRAELGAYYNRLELTIGSLSNNYVSMVASESRIRDADMAEEVVEFVRNQVLTKSGTAMVAQANSRPDQVIKLLSDRFG; encoded by the coding sequence ATGAAAATCAATCATAATATCAGCGCCCTCACATCCAATCGAGTTCTAAAAGAAACCAATAATGCCATGGATAAATCCATGGAAAGGCTCTCAACTGGAATGCGTATCAATCGTCCAGGTGACGATGCTCCGAGCTTTGCTGTATCCGAGAGACTAAGAACCCAGATTCGAGGACTTGCTCAAGCTGAGAGAAATGCTCAGGACGGTCTCTCCTTTTTGCAAGTTACAGAAGGCTCATTAGATCAAGTCAATGGAATCCTTCAGAGACTGCGAGAATTATCCGTTCAAACTGCGAATGGAATCTATTCCACCGAAGACCGGCAATTGGTTCAATTAGAAGTGTCTCAATTGATTGAGGAAGTGGATCGGATTGGCAAAACTGCCGAATTCAACCGAATTAGACCTTTAGATGGAAGATTTTCCCGTGCTCTTAGCAGTCCCATGTTATTGCATGTTGGAGCGAATCAAGATGAGAAATTATCCATTTATATTGGAACTATGAATGCATCCACTTTGAAATTGACCAATGGAGAAAAGAAATCATCGCTATCAACACCAGCTAACGCAAATGATTTGATCAGTCTGATTGATGATGCCATTGGTAAAGTAAATAAACAAAGAGCAGAACTAGGTGCTTACTACAATCGACTAGAACTAACTATTGGATCACTTTCCAATAATTATGTAAGTATGGTCGCATCCGAATCGCGTATCAGAGACGCAGACATGGCAGAAGAAGTTGTTGAATTTGTTCGAAACCAAGTTTTGACCAAGTCCGGCACAGCTATGGTTGCTCAAGCCAACTCAAGACCCGACCAAGTGATAAAATTGCTTTCGGATCGATTCGGATGA
- a CDS encoding alpha/beta fold hydrolase produces MIEKNPKYRIESKSIDCNGISIFAKIWIPAKVNFTIPILCVHGLTGNHLSFARIAQGLVRRGHKVIAIDLRGRGQSDKPESDYSPSTHSKDIYNLLNELNIEKVNLIAHSLGAWISIEIATRYPWLVNRLVLLDGGGVTPIYKKWKNLKMVRLSLGRIGAKFLDPKDYLQNVIDSPFVDEMSDDLKNLLLYELEKVGEHWVCNIPEYVTESELASLGGAMKNSTLFSRILLHPIEYVRTMIRNKNLPYHKISCPTLIIRGLAPNLSKGDELIADSSLQAMLQKISKSVALTVPDKNHYGILLDSCPLRDSALNHFLEDVIG; encoded by the coding sequence TTGATTGAGAAAAATCCAAAATATCGAATTGAATCAAAGAGTATAGATTGTAACGGAATTTCCATATTTGCAAAAATATGGATTCCGGCAAAAGTCAATTTCACAATTCCAATTCTTTGCGTCCATGGGCTCACGGGCAATCATCTTTCTTTTGCAAGGATTGCTCAAGGTTTAGTTAGGCGAGGCCACAAAGTCATAGCCATCGACTTGCGTGGGCGAGGGCAATCAGACAAACCAGAATCGGATTATTCTCCCAGCACTCATTCTAAAGATATCTATAATTTATTGAATGAATTGAATATTGAGAAAGTGAATCTTATCGCTCATTCTTTAGGTGCTTGGATATCCATTGAAATAGCTACTCGCTATCCTTGGCTTGTGAATCGCTTGGTTTTATTGGATGGCGGAGGAGTTACACCGATTTATAAAAAGTGGAAAAACCTAAAAATGGTTAGGTTATCTCTTGGAAGAATCGGGGCAAAATTTCTAGATCCCAAAGACTATTTACAGAATGTAATTGATTCACCATTCGTAGATGAGATGAGCGATGATCTAAAAAACCTTTTGTTATATGAGTTAGAAAAAGTAGGTGAACATTGGGTTTGCAATATTCCCGAATATGTGACAGAATCCGAGCTTGCAAGTTTGGGTGGTGCGATGAAAAATTCGACCTTGTTTTCAAGGATACTATTGCATCCGATTGAATACGTTCGCACTATGATTCGAAATAAAAATCTTCCCTATCATAAAATTAGCTGCCCGACACTAATCATTCGAGGACTCGCACCCAATCTTTCAAAAGGTGATGAATTGATCGCTGATAGTTCCTTACAGGCTATGTTGCAAAAAATTTCTAAATCAGTTGCGCTCACCGTTCCAGACAAAAATCACTATGGAATTCTTTTGGATAGTTGTCCGTTGAGAGACTCCGCGCTGAATCATTTTCTGGAAGATGTGATTGGATAG
- a CDS encoding cob(I)yrinic acid a,c-diamide adenosyltransferase → MKIYTKTGDKGETSLAMGGRVKKFDPRVELYGTSDELNSVIGIALSFLRDNSQLRESLSNVQNLLFELGSELAGFQKLEVNGSVSPIILESDIHFLETKMDEWTNELESLKHFVLPGGSKQASFLHQARTICRRLERSMVKEREAGLDIPQLSMIFINRLSDFLFVAARYANREENFKEPIWISRAKN, encoded by the coding sequence ATGAAAATATATACAAAAACAGGTGATAAGGGCGAGACTTCACTCGCTATGGGTGGACGTGTCAAGAAATTTGATCCTAGGGTTGAGCTTTATGGAACGAGTGATGAACTCAATTCTGTAATTGGAATAGCTCTGTCTTTTCTAAGAGACAATTCTCAGTTGAGGGAATCACTCTCCAATGTACAAAATTTACTTTTTGAATTGGGGTCTGAGCTTGCTGGTTTTCAGAAATTGGAAGTGAATGGAAGTGTAAGCCCGATTATTTTAGAGAGTGATATTCATTTTCTCGAAACAAAAATGGATGAGTGGACGAATGAATTGGAGAGTCTCAAGCATTTTGTATTGCCAGGTGGATCGAAGCAAGCATCCTTTTTGCATCAAGCAAGAACGATTTGCCGAAGACTAGAAAGGTCGATGGTAAAAGAGCGAGAAGCCGGATTGGATATTCCGCAACTGTCCATGATCTTTATCAATCGATTGAGTGACTTTTTATTTGTTGCAGCGAGATATGCGAATAGGGAAGAAAATTTCAAAGAACCTATCTGGATTTCTCGTGCCAAAAACTAA
- a CDS encoding ParA family protein, with the protein MKVITVSNIKGGSAKTTTSIFLTEALSRRGKTLVIDLDMQADLTDYYLPESTPESLDKGNIFRLLIGESDFASCVHKGKFADVIPGTIDLANLTSRVMQSFSILKRLNTILKENPDYDYVVIDTPGSARSELTVSLVACDMILIPVTPSKWAIRAVNILLDEISNAREITNKEHKVCFAPSMFGTSQKHLDLLERIHSLEEFKTFSPIPKSEVIKTNSEKRKVLKAGSKGWEAYDRLAQEVIDYL; encoded by the coding sequence ATGAAAGTAATTACAGTTTCAAATATCAAAGGTGGGAGTGCTAAAACAACAACTTCCATTTTTCTTACGGAAGCTCTTTCAAGGCGTGGCAAAACTCTAGTCATCGATCTAGATATGCAAGCAGATCTTACAGATTACTATTTACCAGAGTCGACCCCAGAGAGTTTGGATAAGGGAAATATATTTCGATTGTTGATTGGAGAATCAGATTTTGCAAGCTGTGTTCATAAGGGGAAATTTGCTGATGTGATTCCTGGAACCATTGACCTTGCTAATCTCACTTCTCGTGTGATGCAGTCTTTTTCGATTCTTAAAAGATTGAATACGATTCTAAAAGAAAATCCAGATTATGATTATGTTGTGATAGACACTCCAGGAAGTGCTAGGTCTGAGCTCACAGTTTCATTGGTTGCCTGTGATATGATTTTGATTCCAGTCACTCCAAGTAAATGGGCAATTCGAGCCGTCAATATTTTGTTAGATGAGATTAGCAATGCTCGTGAGATAACGAATAAGGAGCACAAAGTATGTTTTGCGCCTTCTATGTTTGGGACATCTCAGAAGCATCTAGATCTATTGGAAAGGATTCATAGCCTAGAAGAATTTAAAACCTTTTCACCTATTCCCAAGAGTGAAGTGATAAAAACGAATTCAGAAAAAAGAAAAGTTCTAAAAGCAGGAAGTAAAGGTTGGGAAGCTTATGATCGACTTGCTCAAGAGGTAATTGATTATTTATGA
- a CDS encoding OmpA family protein, with amino-acid sequence MNLKKIIILAVAMSLMSGCSENAKRLLMATGIGCGTGLAFGAVYDEMQRAKDGKERKKLENQVFNVFKKRKEQNKGKMVGLATGCLAGLGTGLYLNMMHEDIKENFKDRGIELEKETENGETAALKVKMDGGISFEDGKSDLKGVGKANIDKLSEALLAYPETNIGIAGHANRTGSESVNQALSESRAKEVSGLLKDNGVAGSRLTSVKGYASQQPLPGKSPQDGANRRVEVEILPKS; translated from the coding sequence ATGAATTTGAAGAAGATTATTATTTTGGCTGTAGCCATGTCACTTATGAGCGGATGCTCGGAAAATGCAAAAAGATTATTGATGGCAACTGGTATTGGTTGTGGAACTGGTCTTGCTTTTGGAGCTGTCTATGATGAGATGCAAAGAGCAAAAGACGGCAAAGAAAGAAAGAAACTGGAAAACCAAGTGTTCAACGTTTTCAAAAAAAGAAAAGAGCAGAACAAAGGTAAGATGGTTGGTCTAGCAACTGGATGTCTAGCTGGACTAGGAACTGGACTTTATCTAAATATGATGCATGAAGACATCAAAGAAAACTTTAAAGACCGTGGAATTGAACTAGAAAAAGAAACAGAAAACGGTGAGACCGCAGCTCTAAAAGTTAAAATGGATGGTGGAATTTCTTTCGAAGATGGTAAATCTGACCTTAAAGGTGTAGGTAAAGCCAATATCGATAAACTATCTGAAGCACTACTTGCTTATCCAGAAACCAATATTGGAATTGCTGGACATGCGAATAGAACAGGTTCTGAATCTGTAAACCAAGCTCTATCTGAGAGCCGTGCGAAAGAAGTATCTGGTTTATTGAAAGACAATGGCGTTGCAGGATCTAGATTAACTAGTGTTAAAGGATATGCATCACAACAACCTCTTCCAGGTAAGTCTCCTCAAGACGGAGCGAACCGAAGAGTGGAAGTAGAAATTCTTCCTAAATCGTAA
- a CDS encoding FAD-binding oxidoreductase → MKIYSEFNPDLDYDREKLRWNAWGSVDEDFHGADHMPGILEFLRQELEVGRDVFIPPVPLDEIKITPSKITANEKKSLQQIVGEDHYFDNRRERVLHSAGRSYYDVLRLNLNEIKSFVDCVVYPSNETQVKKILDFATKAKITVIPFGGGSSVVGGLEVLKGKGQNRVLSLDITKMADLISIQTENQTASFQAGIYGPKLEKILNEKGFTLGHFPQSFVYSTLGGWVAARSAGQQSNRYGKIEEMIVGLKLITPAGEIKTGDYPASSSGPDWNHIIAGSEGLLGIITEVTVRIHPLPEKRFYCGFLFPDFVTGKEFIREINQQGIPTSMLRLSDEEESRLLGTLGSIGKKGLVHSVKAWIQQKVLSLYGLDKTKSALIMGIEGNDREIQSHFIKIREIASQFKAMYVGESLGKNWIKNRFNMPFLRNHIMEFGFGVDTMETSAPYDRLEKIRQEFYTNVKKTIPNSIPICHISHSYHDGACLYFTVLFKMDTKKSVAQWLKLKKTASDTFLSNGASASHHHGIGADHKFWYEKEMGKVAVSSLKGLKSSLDKNGILNPKKVFD, encoded by the coding sequence ATGAAAATATATTCAGAGTTTAATCCGGATTTGGATTATGATAGAGAAAAATTAAGATGGAATGCATGGGGATCCGTAGATGAGGATTTTCATGGAGCCGATCATATGCCGGGAATTCTTGAATTTTTACGACAAGAACTGGAAGTCGGCAGAGATGTTTTTATTCCACCGGTTCCATTGGATGAAATTAAGATAACCCCATCCAAAATCACAGCTAATGAAAAGAAATCATTGCAGCAAATTGTTGGTGAAGATCATTATTTCGACAATCGTCGTGAGCGAGTTCTACATTCTGCAGGTCGCAGTTACTACGATGTGCTTCGACTCAATCTCAATGAGATCAAAAGTTTTGTTGACTGTGTTGTCTATCCTTCCAATGAAACTCAAGTTAAGAAGATTTTGGATTTCGCGACTAAAGCGAAAATTACAGTGATCCCATTCGGGGGAGGTTCATCCGTTGTTGGCGGTTTGGAAGTTTTAAAAGGCAAAGGACAGAATCGAGTTCTTTCCTTGGATATAACCAAAATGGCCGATCTGATTTCCATTCAGACAGAGAACCAAACCGCAAGTTTTCAGGCAGGAATCTATGGACCTAAACTCGAAAAAATCTTAAATGAAAAAGGTTTTACTTTAGGACATTTTCCGCAATCATTCGTTTACTCTACATTAGGTGGATGGGTTGCTGCAAGGAGTGCGGGACAACAATCGAATCGATATGGTAAAATCGAGGAGATGATCGTAGGACTTAAATTGATTACTCCGGCAGGAGAAATCAAAACAGGCGACTATCCTGCTTCTTCATCAGGACCAGATTGGAATCATATCATTGCTGGTTCAGAAGGTTTACTTGGAATCATTACCGAGGTTACAGTTCGAATTCATCCTCTTCCAGAAAAAAGATTCTACTGTGGATTCTTATTTCCCGATTTTGTTACGGGCAAAGAATTCATTCGTGAGATCAATCAACAAGGAATTCCGACCTCTATGCTTAGGCTTTCAGATGAGGAAGAATCCAGACTTCTTGGAACCCTGGGTTCAATTGGCAAGAAAGGTTTAGTACATTCAGTTAAGGCTTGGATTCAACAAAAGGTTTTGTCTTTGTACGGATTGGATAAAACTAAATCAGCGCTTATCATGGGAATTGAAGGAAATGATCGAGAAATTCAATCGCATTTTATAAAAATCCGTGAAATCGCGTCCCAATTCAAAGCAATGTATGTGGGTGAATCGCTTGGCAAGAATTGGATTAAGAATCGATTCAATATGCCTTTTTTGCGCAATCATATTATGGAGTTTGGATTTGGAGTGGATACGATGGAGACCTCCGCTCCCTATGATCGTTTAGAGAAAATACGCCAAGAATTCTACACTAACGTAAAGAAGACGATACCCAACTCGATTCCCATCTGCCATATCAGCCACAGTTATCATGATGGAGCATGCTTGTATTTTACAGTTCTATTCAAAATGGATACGAAAAAGTCTGTCGCGCAGTGGTTGAAATTAAAAAAAACTGCCTCAGATACTTTCTTAAGCAATGGTGCATCAGCAAGTCATCATCATGGCATTGGTGCAGACCATAAATTCTGGTATGAAAAAGAAATGGGTAAGGTTGCTGTATCCTCTTTGAAAGGACTCAAATCTTCGTTAGATAAAAATGGCATTCTAAATCCGAAAAAAGTTTTTGATTGA
- a CDS encoding AMP-dependent synthetase/ligase, giving the protein MYKSINEAILTSLAKNRDKKLYFTKDKSKNFQGETLGSVFLKAENLGIALIDLGLQPQEKVGIMADNRVEWAIADLSVLLNGATNVPRGSDSTPQEIQYILEHSECKFCFVEHEKLLESILKIADKTQVSKFIVLDPDFKGDPKNESVLTLKELLTHGEKLRDKHIAELHKRMHATKSDDLFTIIYTSGTTGMPKGVMLTHRNMLYNVEEVPPLVGLGAGDRALSILPVWHIFERALYYAIIERGSAIYYTNVRELRDDFQKVKPTFMASAPRLWENLYTGIKQKLEKASDVQQKVFEGAYELCKTWKDSVDYLSGNKLLQKEEDLLEKAKNTAFSLAASVNLFLPAQIADRIVFQKIRDVLGGQLKGTISGGGALPSHVDEFFNVVGVPVYEGYGMTESAPIISVRKVGRIIQGSVGFAPKGTEVKILDDKGNAVPTGKMGIIHVRGPQVMKGYYKNPEATSKTINNGWLNTGDLGFISFNGSISVRGRVKDTIVLLGGENIEPVPIENMLLENAMVNQVIIVGQDQKNLTALIWPEFSKLEENGFKLKEGENLNSNKELRAFFQTIIKKTISSENGFKSFEKVTDFRFLPKPMEVGDELTNLFKMKRNVIMDKYKDLINSMY; this is encoded by the coding sequence ATGTATAAATCAATCAACGAAGCAATCCTAACCTCTCTTGCCAAGAATCGTGACAAGAAATTATATTTTACAAAAGATAAATCTAAGAATTTCCAAGGAGAAACCTTAGGATCCGTTTTTCTCAAAGCAGAAAATCTTGGTATCGCTTTAATAGACCTCGGACTTCAACCGCAAGAAAAAGTCGGAATCATGGCTGACAACCGTGTGGAATGGGCAATCGCAGACCTATCCGTACTTTTAAATGGAGCAACCAACGTTCCTAGAGGATCAGACTCGACTCCGCAAGAAATCCAATACATCTTGGAACACAGTGAATGCAAATTTTGTTTTGTTGAACATGAGAAATTGCTCGAGTCCATACTCAAGATCGCAGACAAAACCCAAGTTTCAAAATTCATCGTGCTTGATCCAGATTTCAAGGGTGATCCTAAGAATGAATCGGTTCTCACACTAAAAGAACTACTTACTCACGGCGAAAAGCTAAGAGACAAACATATTGCAGAACTTCATAAGAGAATGCATGCAACAAAATCGGATGATCTATTTACGATTATCTATACTTCTGGAACAACAGGAATGCCAAAAGGTGTTATGCTTACTCATAGAAATATGCTCTACAACGTTGAAGAAGTCCCTCCTCTCGTTGGTCTTGGAGCCGGTGATCGAGCACTTTCCATTCTACCAGTCTGGCATATATTCGAGCGAGCATTGTACTATGCGATCATTGAAAGAGGATCAGCAATCTATTATACAAACGTTCGAGAACTTAGAGATGATTTCCAGAAAGTAAAACCAACCTTTATGGCATCTGCTCCAAGGCTCTGGGAGAATTTATATACAGGAATTAAGCAGAAATTGGAAAAAGCATCCGACGTTCAGCAAAAGGTTTTCGAAGGGGCGTATGAACTTTGTAAGACTTGGAAGGATAGCGTGGATTATCTTTCAGGCAATAAATTATTGCAAAAAGAAGAAGATCTTCTCGAAAAAGCTAAGAATACAGCATTCAGTCTTGCTGCATCCGTAAATCTTTTTCTTCCAGCACAAATTGCAGACAGAATCGTATTCCAAAAAATCAGAGATGTGTTAGGTGGACAACTCAAAGGAACTATTTCGGGTGGAGGAGCACTTCCATCGCATGTGGATGAGTTTTTCAACGTTGTAGGAGTTCCTGTTTATGAAGGATACGGAATGACAGAAAGTGCACCTATCATTTCTGTTCGTAAAGTTGGACGAATCATCCAGGGATCTGTTGGATTTGCACCTAAAGGAACAGAAGTAAAAATCTTAGATGATAAAGGCAATGCTGTTCCAACAGGCAAGATGGGAATCATCCATGTAAGAGGACCTCAGGTCATGAAAGGATACTATAAGAATCCTGAAGCAACCTCCAAAACTATCAATAATGGTTGGCTCAACACAGGAGATCTAGGATTTATATCTTTTAACGGATCTATTTCTGTTCGCGGTCGTGTAAAGGATACAATCGTTCTTCTTGGTGGAGAAAATATTGAACCAGTTCCTATCGAGAATATGCTACTTGAGAATGCAATGGTCAATCAAGTAATCATTGTTGGACAAGATCAGAAAAACCTAACAGCACTTATCTGGCCAGAATTTTCCAAATTAGAAGAGAACGGATTCAAGCTAAAAGAAGGCGAGAATCTCAATTCCAATAAAGAATTGCGTGCTTTCTTTCAGACAATCATCAAGAAAACAATCTCATCCGAGAATGGATTCAAATCCTTTGAGAAAGTAACTGATTTTCGTTTCCTTCCAAAGCCAATGGAAGTTGGTGATGAACTTACCAATCTATTCAAGATGAAAAGAAACGTGATCATGGACAAATACAAAGATCTAATCAATTCAATGTATTGA
- a CDS encoding YbaB/EbfC family nucleoid-associated protein yields the protein MFANAKDKFEHLKKLKRMRSQVKNLEKELLLVDFEGESKGGQVVCIMDGKFNIKKLDIKEELLEKKDKKSIEKAVIEAVTKALSASQKGSAEKIQEMGGLPGLGM from the coding sequence ATGTTTGCCAATGCAAAAGATAAATTTGAACATTTAAAAAAATTAAAAAGAATGCGTTCTCAGGTTAAAAATCTTGAGAAAGAATTGTTATTAGTAGACTTCGAAGGAGAATCCAAAGGTGGACAAGTTGTCTGCATCATGGATGGCAAATTCAATATCAAAAAACTAGATATAAAAGAAGAGCTCCTCGAAAAGAAAGACAAGAAATCAATTGAGAAGGCTGTGATCGAAGCTGTTACTAAGGCTCTTTCTGCTTCGCAAAAAGGTTCAGCTGAGAAAATCCAAGAAATGGGCGGACTACCTGGTCTAGGAATGTAA